Proteins from a genomic interval of Corynebacterium deserti GIMN1.010:
- a CDS encoding IS3 family transposase (programmed frameshift) codes for MRPRSSLTEHQREKLVELFEQGLSYKASANRIGVNHSPVKKLHLRWVLHGRLSLVEKPTKQQYSFEVKKEIVERYLAGETAMDLAREFQLSSDQLVKGWAVKWRKGGDEALKPKPKGRPKSPAKPAALTEEDKLRRRVEQLEAENAYPKKIAGLEEPAARLKAEAIAILKSDHKLDDLLKAAGCARSTYFYHQARLDRPDTHTELKEAIKSIFSKMKRRYGYRRVLCELRNQGWQVGHKLVYKLMDHMGLKSKVRPRKKYNSYKGHISRIADNILDRNFTPGESNTVWVSDVTEFRVAGIKIYLSPVMDLHDRTILAYELATSPTTKFTSSSLKNAIIWHQPAQGLIVHTDQGFQYQHSSWRRLIESVGGIQSMSRKGNCYDNAVMENFFGHLKTEMYHDEHFASVEEFRQAVDDYIFWYNNDRLQQQFKGLTPMQYRNQALEALIT; via the exons ATGAGACCACGAAGTTCCCTCACCGAGCATCAACGAGAAAAACTCGTCGAACTCTTTGAACAAGGCTTAAGCTATAAGGCTTCGGCCAACCGTATCGGTGTCAACCACAGTCCGGTGAAGAAATTACACCTAAGGTGGGTCCTTCATGGCAGGCTATCTCTTGTGGAGAAACCAACCAAGCAACAGTATTCCTTCGAGGTAAAGAAGGAAATTGTCGAACGCTACCTCGCCGGTGAGACAGCGATGGATTTAGCTCGAGAGTTTCAACTTTCGTCAGACCAACTTGTTAAGGGATGGGCAGTTAAATGGCGCAAGGGCGGTGACGAAGCGCTTAAACCAAAGCCCAAGGGGCGACCTAAGAGCCCCGCGAAACCAGCAGCTTTGACCGAAGAAGACAAACTTCGCCGCAGAGTAGAACAACTCGAAGCTGAAAATGCGTACC CTAAAAAAATTGCGGGACTTGAGGAACCAGCGGCGAGGCTAAAAGCCGAAGCTATCGCCATCCTCAAGTCAGACCACAAACTCGACGATCTCCTCAAAGCTGCCGGTTGTGCCCGTTCGACGTATTTCTACCATCAAGCACGGCTGGATCGACCGGATACGCACACTGAACTCAAAGAAGCTATCAAGTCCATTTTCTCGAAGATGAAACGTCGCTATGGCTACCGTCGCGTACTTTGTGAGCTGCGTAATCAAGGTTGGCAGGTAGGCCACAAGCTGGTCTATAAGCTCATGGATCACATGGGGTTAAAGTCCAAGGTCAGGCCACGTAAAAAGTACAATTCCTATAAAGGACACATCAGTCGTATCGCCGATAACATCTTAGATCGCAACTTCACGCCAGGAGAATCGAACACAGTGTGGGTCAGTGACGTCACTGAATTCCGTGTCGCTGGCATCAAGATCTATTTATCACCGGTGATGGATCTGCATGACCGCACCATCTTGGCCTATGAACTGGCAACGTCACCGACAACGAAGTTCACATCCTCGTCGTTAAAAAACGCAATTATCTGGCATCAACCTGCACAAGGGTTAATAGTGCATACAGATCAAGGCTTCCAGTATCAGCATTCAAGCTGGCGTCGACTCATCGAGTCTGTCGGTGGTATTCAGTCGATGTCGCGTAAGGGTAACTGCTACGACAACGCGGTCATGGAGAACTTCTTCGGACATCTGAAAACCGAGATGTATCACGACGAGCACTTCGCCAGCGTCGAAGAGTTTCGGCAAGCCGTAGACGACTACATCTTTTGGTATAACAACGATCGACTCCAACAACAATTCAAAGGCCTGACTCCGATGCAATACCGGAATCAGGCCCTTGAAGCCCTAATCACCTAG
- a CDS encoding DUF6542 domain-containing protein yields the protein MSHGSASSRRSSRPQKQTTFVGLPTWSGPSVVLASLITGMLVSLLLGALGLSYQLIFIIATLAVTLLVEARGLFLTVASIPVLFGIFTPLTSWFVSHQAPGAANSPGVSTTEILTAIYPLAQMFPTLIMVTLVAALIAVMRIILLRRNQQHVQATSERTRRKLREADQANQHAAKRARAQSTKVRSRRAQPSAPAGENSQVTVDELIRRSQERRQQLAQRQAQRGAPYTPMPGPTVAPKAKAKPEPRLEPRPQAQTPVQPKVQPEGERRKASRRRSSLDDDLYS from the coding sequence GTGTCACATGGATCAGCATCGTCGAGGAGAAGTTCGAGACCACAAAAGCAAACGACATTTGTCGGATTGCCAACATGGTCTGGTCCTTCAGTTGTTTTGGCATCCCTCATTACAGGCATGCTCGTCAGCTTATTGTTGGGAGCACTTGGGCTTTCCTACCAGCTGATTTTCATTATCGCGACGCTTGCTGTGACCCTGTTGGTAGAAGCCCGCGGTCTGTTTTTGACCGTGGCTTCCATCCCTGTGCTGTTTGGTATTTTCACTCCTTTAACATCGTGGTTTGTGTCCCATCAAGCACCCGGCGCGGCCAACTCCCCCGGTGTGTCCACCACAGAGATCCTCACCGCGATTTATCCGTTGGCGCAGATGTTCCCGACGTTGATCATGGTCACGTTGGTGGCTGCGTTGATTGCGGTTATGAGGATCATTTTGTTACGTCGAAACCAACAGCATGTTCAAGCGACAAGTGAGCGGACGCGTCGTAAGCTGCGTGAGGCTGATCAGGCTAATCAACATGCGGCAAAGCGTGCTCGTGCACAGAGTACTAAGGTTCGCAGCAGGCGCGCGCAGCCTTCTGCTCCAGCCGGTGAGAATTCTCAGGTGACAGTTGATGAGCTGATTAGGCGCAGTCAGGAGCGTCGTCAGCAGCTCGCTCAGCGCCAGGCGCAGCGCGGTGCCCCCTACACCCCCATGCCAGGTCCCACGGTTGCACCAAAGGCCAAGGCCAAGCCTGAGCCCCGACTTGAGCCACGGCCGCAGGCGCAGACTCCGGTTCAGCCAAAGGTGCAGCCTGAGGGGGAGCGTCGAAAAGCCTCTCGACGACGCAGCTCGCTCGACGATGACCTTTATAGCTAA
- a CDS encoding AI-2E family transporter, producing MDDFPEDFSDDSSRESSRDSAQDQENISKSQQERADETISHAPPVDRIDRSVVISDYMKSVSMWSLRIIFIAAATFILWWVLGRFWQGVLPVTLAIIICTVLSGPNTWLRKHGVPSALAAFLTIGTFFAIVGVIMWSIAPSIAQQSQVLYFQAFEGILSIQLWLQGPPLNLDSEDLSRYFNEAAAWLQNQAGTIAGEIFSGLGAATSVIVTLGVVLVLTFFFLKDGHRFLPWARKIGGETSGWHVTELLTRAWTTLSGFVRAQALVSAVDAVFIGIGLVIVGVPMALALSVITFVAGFIPIIGAFTAGALAVLVALVSLGFTEAIIVLVIVVAVQQIEGNILSPLLQSKAMNLHPVIVLLSVTVGGTLFGIMGAFLAVPVAAMIAVFFRYFQDMTSLRAGEKSASDLTFESPYGELAGRHMEAEGELFRKRYYQRMLGDTESNDLNIPEFLEADRDTTDPNEVRRTELKRRLSHARSATSQALGKMRKRN from the coding sequence ATGGATGATTTCCCCGAGGATTTTTCCGACGATTCTTCACGCGAGTCGTCACGCGACTCTGCGCAGGATCAAGAAAACATCAGCAAATCCCAACAGGAACGTGCTGATGAAACGATTTCACATGCTCCGCCCGTAGATCGCATCGACCGATCTGTCGTTATCAGCGACTACATGAAGAGCGTCTCCATGTGGAGCCTGCGCATCATCTTCATCGCTGCTGCCACATTTATCCTGTGGTGGGTGCTGGGCCGTTTTTGGCAAGGCGTCCTGCCAGTTACCTTGGCCATCATTATTTGTACGGTGCTCTCTGGCCCCAACACGTGGCTGCGCAAGCACGGCGTACCAAGTGCCTTAGCTGCATTTCTCACCATTGGCACATTCTTTGCCATTGTCGGCGTGATCATGTGGTCAATTGCACCGAGCATCGCCCAGCAATCGCAGGTGCTCTACTTTCAAGCATTTGAAGGCATTTTGAGCATTCAGTTGTGGCTGCAAGGCCCCCCACTGAACTTGGACTCAGAAGATCTCAGCCGGTACTTCAACGAAGCCGCTGCCTGGCTGCAAAATCAGGCAGGCACGATTGCAGGCGAAATCTTCTCCGGTCTGGGAGCTGCCACCAGCGTGATTGTCACCCTCGGTGTGGTGTTGGTGCTGACATTCTTCTTCCTCAAAGACGGCCATCGCTTTCTGCCGTGGGCGCGAAAGATTGGCGGCGAAACCTCCGGCTGGCATGTCACGGAGCTGCTCACCCGCGCATGGACAACACTGTCAGGTTTCGTGCGCGCACAGGCTTTGGTGTCTGCTGTCGATGCCGTCTTCATCGGCATTGGTCTCGTTATTGTCGGCGTACCAATGGCTCTCGCACTGTCGGTGATCACGTTCGTTGCAGGCTTCATCCCCATCATTGGTGCCTTCACCGCCGGCGCTCTGGCAGTCCTCGTGGCACTGGTATCCCTCGGCTTTACCGAAGCCATCATCGTGCTCGTCATTGTCGTGGCCGTTCAGCAGATCGAAGGCAATATCCTCTCACCACTGCTGCAGTCCAAGGCAATGAATCTACATCCTGTCATCGTGTTGCTGTCCGTCACGGTTGGTGGCACGCTTTTCGGCATCATGGGTGCGTTCCTGGCGGTTCCAGTAGCTGCAATGATTGCTGTGTTTTTCCGCTACTTCCAAGACATGACATCGCTTCGTGCCGGTGAGAAATCAGCGTCTGATCTTACGTTTGAAAGCCCATACGGTGAGCTCGCTGGCCGCCACATGGAGGCCGAAGGTGAACTCTTCCGCAAGCGCTACTACCAACGCATGCTCGGTGATACTGAGTCGAACGATCTGAACATTCCTGAATTTTTGGAGGCCGACCGTGACACCACCGATCCCAATGAGGTTCGACGCACAGAATTGAAGCGACGCTTGTCACATGCGCGAAGCGCTACGTCGCAGGCGTTGGGCAAAATGCGGAAGCGAAACTAA
- the metS gene encoding methionine/alanine import NSS transporter subunit MetS, with product MSTTAIIMMVLFMVIIWGGLILSTIALRSKPDEKVGLFGASPYATDSVLIEQEFKRD from the coding sequence ATGAGCACTACAGCAATCATCATGATGGTGTTGTTCATGGTCATCATTTGGGGTGGCCTGATTCTTAGCACCATTGCTTTGCGAAGCAAACCCGACGAAAAAGTCGGCCTCTTTGGCGCCTCACCATACGCAACCGATTCGGTTCTGATCGAGCAGGAATTCAAGCGCGACTAA
- a CDS encoding sodium-dependent transporter, translating to MSTPQHAAPASPQKGERREVFSSRSVFILAAIGSAVGLGNIWRFPYVAYDNGGGAFLIPYAIALLTAGIPLLFLDFALGHRYRGSAPLAFRRFKKQTEAIGWIQVGIAFFITIYYAAIIGWAGLYAIKSLNQAWGDDPDTYFFSDFLQFDSSAVVSMDIVPQIALALLVVWIAAVAVLAVGVDKGIGRVNMIFMPVLVIIFIIVVIQAILLPGAEIGLDALFTPNWEALKNPTVWVAAYGQIFFSLSVGFGIMLTYSSYLKPRTNLTNTGLVTGFANSSFEVLAGIGVFAALGFMAANSGVGVDEVATSGIGLAFVAFPTIINEMPFGALFGFLFFSSLTLAGFSSLFSLLEVVVSAVKDKFNLPRKTTAIGVGIVMAILSLALFSTTSGLATLDIMDKFTNNIGIVAVALIAVVSIDWVLRRIDEFSMHLNAVSAFKVNTIWRISVVNVTTLVLGFTLFQELITLINEPYGGYTLLQNGLFGWGVLGVILVVAFVMPLVAWPKGTLVDGPPGSDFGVSPEHKRALHRPRRWASNDPIAPFDATEDASDYPTVNVTNP from the coding sequence ATGTCCACTCCACAACATGCGGCTCCCGCATCCCCTCAAAAGGGCGAACGCCGCGAAGTTTTCTCATCCCGTTCTGTGTTTATCCTGGCCGCCATTGGTTCCGCGGTTGGACTAGGTAATATTTGGCGATTCCCCTACGTCGCATACGACAACGGCGGAGGCGCATTCCTGATTCCTTATGCAATTGCTCTGCTTACCGCGGGTATTCCCCTGCTGTTTTTGGATTTTGCGCTAGGTCACCGCTACAGGGGCAGCGCGCCCCTTGCATTTCGACGCTTTAAAAAACAGACCGAAGCCATCGGCTGGATTCAGGTAGGCATCGCCTTCTTCATCACCATCTACTACGCAGCCATCATTGGTTGGGCAGGCCTGTATGCCATCAAGTCCTTGAACCAGGCGTGGGGAGATGATCCCGACACCTACTTCTTCTCCGACTTCCTGCAGTTTGATTCCTCTGCTGTTGTCTCCATGGACATCGTTCCGCAGATTGCCCTGGCATTGCTTGTCGTATGGATTGCAGCTGTGGCCGTGTTGGCCGTGGGCGTTGATAAGGGCATTGGCCGCGTCAACATGATCTTCATGCCAGTCTTGGTCATCATCTTCATCATTGTCGTGATCCAGGCAATCTTGCTGCCAGGTGCAGAAATCGGCCTCGATGCACTGTTTACCCCTAACTGGGAAGCACTCAAGAATCCAACGGTGTGGGTAGCAGCTTATGGCCAGATCTTCTTCTCCCTGTCTGTTGGCTTCGGCATCATGCTCACCTACTCCTCCTACCTCAAGCCTCGTACCAACCTCACCAACACTGGTCTAGTCACCGGTTTCGCTAACTCCTCCTTCGAGGTTCTTGCAGGTATCGGCGTCTTTGCCGCACTGGGCTTCATGGCTGCCAACTCAGGTGTAGGTGTAGATGAGGTCGCAACCTCCGGCATCGGCCTGGCCTTTGTCGCCTTCCCGACCATCATCAACGAGATGCCTTTCGGTGCACTTTTTGGTTTCTTGTTCTTCAGCTCCCTGACCCTCGCAGGCTTTTCTTCCCTGTTCTCTTTGCTGGAAGTTGTCGTTTCTGCTGTCAAAGACAAGTTCAACCTGCCTCGTAAGACCACCGCCATTGGCGTAGGCATTGTCATGGCTATTTTGTCCCTGGCACTGTTTTCCACCACCTCTGGTCTGGCAACGCTAGACATCATGGACAAGTTCACCAACAACATCGGCATCGTCGCCGTCGCCCTCATCGCAGTTGTCAGCATTGACTGGGTTTTGCGGCGCATCGACGAGTTCTCCATGCACCTCAACGCCGTCTCCGCATTCAAGGTGAACACCATCTGGCGGATCTCAGTCGTCAACGTCACCACCCTGGTTCTTGGATTTACGCTCTTCCAGGAACTGATCACCCTCATAAACGAGCCGTATGGCGGCTACACCCTGCTGCAAAACGGCCTCTTTGGCTGGGGTGTCCTCGGCGTCATCCTCGTCGTAGCATTCGTCATGCCACTGGTTGCCTGGCCTAAGGGCACGCTTGTCGACGGCCCTCCGGGCTCCGACTTCGGCGTCTCCCCTGAGCATAAACGCGCCCTGCACCGCCCACGTCGCTGGGCTTCCAACGATCCGATTGCGCCTTTCGACGCTACCGAAGACGCGTCCGATTACCCCACCGTCAACGTCACCAACCCTTAA